The Streptomyces sp. SS1-1 genome has a segment encoding these proteins:
- a CDS encoding acetoacetate--CoA ligase, with translation MTIENPQPLWQPDPQRIADAQITRFQAWAAEHHGAPADGGYAALHRWSVDELETFWKAVTEWFDVRFTSPYTRVLGDRPMPGAQWFPGATLNYAEHALRAAATRADEPALLHVDETHEPQPVTWAELRRQVGSLAAELRALGVRPGDRVSGYLPNIPQAVVALLATAAVGGVWTSCAPDFGARSVLDRFQQIEPVVLFTVDGYRYGGKEHDRRDVVAELRRELPTLRAVVHIPLLGTDAPEGALEWPALIAGDQEPVFEQVPFDHPLWVLYSSGTTGLPKAIVQSQGGILVEHLKQLGLHCDLGPDDRFFWYTSTGWMMWNFLVSGLLTGTTVVLYDGSPGYPDTGAQWRIAERTGATLYGTSAAYVMACRKAGVHPGRDFDLSKVQCVATTGSPLPPDGFRWLHDEVRDDLWIASVSGGTDVCSCFAGAVPTLPVHIGELQAPSLGTDLQSWDPSGRPLVDEVGELVVTNPMPSMPVYFWNDPEGTRYHDSYFDTYPGVWRHGDWITVTSRGSVVIHGRSDSTLNRQGVRMGSADIYEAVERLPEIKESLVIGIEQPDGGYWMPLFVHLAPGAVLDDALLGRIKQTIREQLSPRHIPDEIIEVPGVPHTLTGKRIEVPVKRLMQGTPLDKAVNPGSIDNLDLLHFYEDLARKRS, from the coding sequence ATGACGATCGAGAACCCCCAGCCGCTCTGGCAGCCAGATCCGCAGCGCATCGCCGACGCCCAGATCACCAGGTTCCAGGCCTGGGCCGCCGAGCACCACGGCGCCCCGGCCGACGGAGGCTACGCAGCCCTGCACCGCTGGTCGGTCGACGAGCTGGAGACCTTCTGGAAAGCCGTCACGGAGTGGTTCGACGTCCGTTTCACGAGCCCCTACACGCGCGTGCTGGGCGACCGCCCGATGCCCGGCGCCCAGTGGTTCCCCGGCGCGACCCTCAACTACGCGGAACACGCCCTGCGCGCCGCCGCCACCCGGGCCGACGAACCCGCGCTCCTGCACGTCGACGAGACCCACGAACCCCAACCCGTCACCTGGGCCGAGCTGCGCCGCCAGGTCGGCTCCCTCGCCGCCGAACTGCGCGCCCTCGGCGTACGCCCCGGAGACCGCGTCAGCGGCTACCTCCCGAACATCCCGCAGGCCGTCGTCGCCCTCCTCGCCACCGCCGCCGTCGGAGGCGTCTGGACCTCCTGCGCCCCCGACTTCGGCGCCCGCAGCGTCCTCGACCGCTTCCAGCAGATCGAACCGGTCGTCCTGTTCACCGTCGACGGCTACCGCTACGGCGGCAAGGAGCACGACCGCCGCGACGTCGTCGCCGAACTGCGCCGCGAACTGCCGACCCTGCGCGCGGTGGTGCACATCCCGCTCCTCGGCACGGACGCACCCGAGGGCGCCCTGGAGTGGCCGGCCCTCATCGCGGGCGACCAGGAACCCGTCTTCGAGCAGGTGCCCTTCGACCACCCCCTGTGGGTGCTCTACTCCTCCGGCACCACCGGCCTGCCCAAGGCCATCGTCCAGTCCCAGGGCGGCATCCTCGTCGAACACCTCAAGCAGCTCGGCCTGCACTGCGACCTCGGCCCCGACGACCGGTTCTTCTGGTACACCTCGACGGGCTGGATGATGTGGAACTTCCTCGTCTCCGGCCTCCTCACCGGCACCACGGTCGTCCTCTACGACGGCAGCCCCGGCTACCCGGACACGGGCGCCCAGTGGCGGATCGCCGAACGCACCGGAGCCACCCTCTACGGCACCTCGGCCGCCTACGTCATGGCCTGCCGCAAGGCCGGCGTCCACCCCGGCCGGGACTTCGACCTCTCGAAGGTCCAGTGCGTCGCCACCACCGGCTCGCCCCTGCCGCCCGACGGCTTCCGCTGGCTCCACGACGAGGTCCGCGACGACCTGTGGATCGCCTCCGTCAGCGGCGGCACGGACGTGTGCTCCTGCTTCGCCGGGGCCGTCCCCACCCTGCCCGTCCACATCGGCGAACTCCAGGCCCCCAGCCTCGGCACCGACCTCCAGTCCTGGGACCCCAGCGGCCGGCCCCTCGTGGACGAGGTCGGCGAACTCGTCGTCACCAACCCCATGCCGTCCATGCCGGTCTACTTCTGGAACGACCCGGAAGGCACCCGGTACCACGACAGCTACTTCGACACCTACCCCGGCGTATGGCGCCACGGCGACTGGATCACCGTCACCTCACGCGGATCCGTCGTCATCCACGGCCGCTCCGACTCGACCCTGAACCGCCAGGGCGTCCGCATGGGATCCGCCGACATCTACGAGGCGGTGGAGCGCCTGCCCGAGATCAAGGAATCCCTGGTCATCGGCATCGAACAGCCCGACGGCGGCTACTGGATGCCCCTGTTCGTCCACCTGGCGCCCGGCGCCGTCCTCGACGACGCCCTGCTCGGCCGCATCAAGCAGACCATCCGCGAACAGCTCTCCCCGCGCCACATCCCGGACGAGATCATCGAGGTCCCCGGCGTCCCCCACACCCTCACCGGCAAGCGCATCGAGGTCCCGGTCAAGCGCCTCATGCAGGGCACCCCGTTGGACAAGGCGGTCAACCCGGGCTCCATCGACAACCTCGACCTCCTCCACTTCTACGAGGACCTGGCCCGCAAGCGCTCCTGA